A section of the Desulfofalx alkaliphila DSM 12257 genome encodes:
- a CDS encoding isoprenyl transferase has product MIKKFLDRWLKAGKDKNNPDQLLKELDHERLPHHIAIIMDGNGRWAQRRGMPRVYGHREGVESLREIVKTCNELKIPVLTVYAFSTENWKRPKDEVDALMNLLVEYVYKEIDDLDQNKVQIRAIGRIHKLPEACRRAVSYARERTADNDGLIFNLALNYGGRSELVDVVRAIAKKVADGEITTEEIDEQLLSAHLYTAGLPDPDLLIRPSGDFRISNFLLWQLAYTEFWHSNVMWPDFSKADLLQAIYDYQNRERRFGGLKTK; this is encoded by the coding sequence GTGATAAAAAAATTCCTTGATCGCTGGTTAAAGGCCGGAAAAGATAAAAATAACCCAGATCAGCTCTTAAAAGAGCTTGATCATGAACGATTACCACATCATATTGCCATTATCATGGACGGCAACGGCCGCTGGGCTCAGCGAAGGGGAATGCCTCGGGTTTATGGGCATCGGGAAGGGGTTGAGTCATTACGGGAGATTGTAAAGACCTGCAATGAGCTAAAGATACCTGTTCTCACGGTGTATGCCTTTTCAACTGAAAATTGGAAACGCCCCAAAGATGAAGTGGACGCCTTGATGAATTTATTGGTAGAATATGTTTACAAAGAAATAGATGACTTGGATCAAAATAAGGTGCAAATTAGAGCAATAGGCAGGATACATAAACTGCCTGAAGCATGCCGCCGTGCTGTATCCTATGCCCGGGAACGTACCGCGGACAACGACGGATTGATCTTTAATTTGGCGCTAAATTACGGCGGTCGTTCTGAATTGGTGGACGTTGTAAGGGCCATAGCAAAAAAGGTGGCTGACGGTGAGATTACCACGGAAGAAATTGATGAACAACTGTTATCGGCACATCTCTATACAGCAGGCTTACCGGATCCTGATCTGTTAATAAGACCATCCGGAGACTTTCGGATTTCTAATTTTTTGCTCTGGCAGCTGGCTTATACTGAGTTTTGGCATAGCAATGTCATGTGGCCTGATTTTAGTAAAGCTGATCTGCTACAGGCAATTTATGACTACCAGAATCGCGAGCGCAGATTTGGTGGTCTAAAGACAAAATAG
- the hslU gene encoding ATP-dependent protease ATPase subunit HslU has product MQSSTPRQIVAELDKYIVGQDDAKKAVAIALRNRYRRSKLPEELQDEVVPKNILMIGPTGVGKTEIARRLAKLVKAPFVKVEATKFTEVGYVGRDVESMVRDLVETSIRMVRQEKMAEVEDKAMKMANERIVELLAPMPAQPAQNKNPFEMLFGTANQNPAEDNNLEQQRRTRVYFERETLREKLQRGELENEYLEIEVDDNNPPMLEVFTGSGVEEMGINIKDMFGGIFPNKKRKRKVTVREARKILTQQEAQKLVDMDEATAEAIKRAEEQGIIFLDEIDKIAGKDYGHGPDVSRGGVQRDILPIVEGSTVMTKYGPVKTDHILFMAAGAFHVSKPSDLIPELQGRFPIRVELKSLSKEDFLQILTEPQNSLIKQYKALLATEGVIVEFSKNSLEEIAKIAYTVNVQTENIGARRLQTIMEKLLEDLLFDAPEMSGEKIVIDREYVEGKLGEVVANEDLTRYIL; this is encoded by the coding sequence ATGCAATCCTCAACCCCACGGCAAATAGTTGCGGAACTGGATAAATACATTGTCGGCCAAGATGATGCCAAAAAAGCAGTGGCAATTGCACTTCGCAATCGTTATAGACGCAGTAAGCTGCCTGAGGAACTACAAGATGAAGTGGTTCCTAAAAATATACTGATGATTGGACCCACAGGGGTTGGAAAAACAGAAATTGCCAGACGTTTAGCAAAGTTAGTTAAAGCACCCTTTGTAAAGGTTGAAGCTACTAAGTTCACAGAGGTGGGATATGTTGGGCGTGACGTGGAATCCATGGTGCGCGATCTGGTAGAAACCAGCATCCGTATGGTCAGACAGGAAAAGATGGCTGAAGTGGAAGACAAGGCCATGAAAATGGCTAACGAGAGAATTGTGGAATTGCTGGCACCCATGCCTGCGCAGCCCGCCCAAAACAAAAACCCATTTGAAATGTTGTTCGGAACTGCCAATCAAAACCCTGCGGAGGATAACAACCTAGAGCAGCAGAGAAGAACAAGGGTATATTTTGAACGGGAAACCTTGCGGGAAAAACTGCAACGGGGTGAGCTTGAAAATGAATACCTGGAGATAGAGGTGGATGATAATAACCCCCCCATGTTAGAGGTATTCACCGGTTCCGGAGTGGAAGAGATGGGCATAAACATAAAAGATATGTTTGGGGGAATATTTCCTAATAAAAAAAGAAAACGTAAGGTGACCGTTCGAGAAGCGCGAAAGATCTTAACCCAGCAAGAGGCTCAAAAACTGGTAGATATGGATGAGGCAACGGCAGAGGCCATAAAACGTGCTGAAGAACAGGGGATAATATTTTTAGATGAAATTGACAAGATTGCAGGGAAAGATTATGGCCATGGACCGGATGTTTCAAGGGGTGGAGTGCAAAGGGATATTCTACCCATTGTGGAAGGATCCACTGTGATGACCAAGTACGGCCCGGTAAAGACTGACCACATATTATTTATGGCTGCAGGGGCCTTTCATGTTTCCAAGCCTTCTGATCTAATACCGGAGCTACAGGGTAGATTTCCCATCAGAGTAGAATTAAAAAGTTTGTCGAAGGAAGACTTTTTACAAATACTCACGGAGCCTCAAAACTCCCTTATTAAACAATATAAGGCACTATTAGCCACAGAGGGTGTTATTGTAGAATTTTCAAAAAATTCACTTGAAGAAATAGCAAAAATCGCTTATACTGTAAATGTACAAACAGAGAACATAGGTGCCCGTCGGTTACAAACTATCATGGAAAAACTGTTGGAAGATCTCTTATTTGACGCGCCTGAAATGTCTGGTGAAAAAATTGTCATTGATCGCGAGTATGTAGAGGGTAAGCTTGGAGAAGTGGTAGCAAATGAAGATCTAACCCGTTACATCTTATAA
- the codY gene encoding GTP-sensing pleiotropic transcriptional regulator CodY has product MSNLLERTRSINRLLQKSAGYPVDFNEITTVLSENIQSNVYIIDRRGRALGYSFMSEFACDIMRDIVEGSKRFPEEYNNHLLKIDETYANFCQTINACVFFDEEGCRFSNKVTTVVPIMGAGSRLGTLVLAKFNQTFTDEDLILAEYGATVVAMEVLRARAGRMEEEARKKAAVQVALGTLSYSELDAVKHIFRQLEGEEGVLVASKIADRVGITRSVIVNALRKFESAGVIESKSLGMKGTYIRVLNDRLLEELDKLK; this is encoded by the coding sequence TTGAGCAACTTGCTTGAAAGGACCCGATCGATTAATAGATTATTACAAAAATCAGCCGGGTACCCGGTAGACTTTAATGAAATAACCACCGTCTTATCTGAAAACATTCAGTCTAACGTATATATTATAGATAGACGTGGACGTGCTTTGGGATATTCTTTTATGAGTGAATTTGCCTGCGATATTATGAGAGATATAGTGGAGGGCAGTAAGAGATTTCCAGAGGAGTATAACAACCATTTACTAAAAATAGATGAAACCTATGCAAACTTTTGTCAGACAATTAATGCTTGTGTGTTTTTTGATGAGGAAGGCTGTAGGTTTAGTAATAAAGTAACAACGGTTGTTCCCATTATGGGTGCAGGTTCCAGACTGGGTACTTTAGTTCTTGCAAAGTTTAATCAAACCTTTACCGATGAAGACTTAATTTTAGCTGAGTATGGCGCCACCGTAGTGGCCATGGAAGTATTGAGGGCAAGGGCGGGACGGATGGAAGAAGAGGCCCGCAAAAAGGCGGCGGTACAGGTGGCTTTGGGTACTCTGTCTTACAGTGAACTGGATGCCGTCAAGCACATATTCAGGCAGCTGGAAGGCGAAGAGGGTGTGCTGGTGGCCAGTAAAATTGCCGATCGCGTGGGCATAACCCGTTCAGTGATTGTAAACGCATTGCGCAAATTTGAAAGCGCCGGTGTAATCGAGTCTAAATCTTTAGGAATGAAGGGCACCTATATTAGGGTGCTAAATGATAGGTTATTGGAAGAATTGGATAAACTAAAGTAA
- the rpsB gene encoding 30S ribosomal protein S2, with protein MAVISMKQLLEAGVHFGHQTRRWNPKMAPYIFTDRNGIYIIDLQKTVRKVEEAYNFIKETVANGGSILFVGTKKQAQQSVQEEAERCNMFYVNQRWLGGMLTNFQTIRRRIDRLHELERMEEEGTFSRLPKKEVAELLHEKERLNKFLGGIKDMKRIPDALFVIDPRKERIAVAEAHKLGIPIVAIVDTNCDPDEVDYVIPGNDDAIRAVKLLTSKMAEAVLEGKQGEQISE; from the coding sequence GTGGCAGTGATCTCAATGAAGCAGCTGTTGGAAGCAGGCGTCCATTTTGGACACCAGACAAGACGTTGGAATCCGAAAATGGCTCCCTACATCTTCACTGACCGTAATGGCATCTACATCATTGATTTACAAAAGACGGTACGTAAGGTTGAAGAGGCATATAATTTTATCAAAGAAACAGTGGCCAACGGTGGCAGTATTTTGTTTGTAGGTACAAAAAAACAAGCACAACAGTCTGTTCAGGAAGAGGCAGAGCGTTGTAACATGTTTTATGTGAACCAGCGTTGGTTAGGCGGTATGTTAACAAATTTCCAAACAATTCGTCGTCGTATAGATCGCCTTCATGAACTGGAACGTATGGAGGAAGAGGGAACCTTCAGTCGCCTTCCTAAAAAAGAAGTGGCTGAACTTTTACACGAAAAAGAGCGGCTAAATAAGTTTTTAGGCGGCATTAAGGACATGAAACGTATTCCCGATGCGCTGTTCGTGATTGACCCCCGCAAAGAGCGTATTGCAGTTGCCGAGGCCCATAAACTTGGCATACCCATTGTAGCAATTGTGGATACCAACTGTGATCCCGACGAAGTTGACTACGTGATACCCGGTAATGATGACGCTATTCGTGCGGTGAAGTTGCTAACCAGTAAAATGGCCGAGGCTGTTCTTGAAGGTAAGCAAGGCGAGCAAATTAGTGAGTAG
- a CDS encoding DUF362 domain-containing protein yields MAYLISDECLACGTCIDSCPVSAIVEGEFYSINSEVCDNCGICLDSCPVGAIIEE; encoded by the coding sequence ATGGCATACCTAATTTCTGATGAATGTCTTGCTTGCGGTACATGCATAGATTCATGTCCGGTTAGCGCTATAGTTGAGGGAGAATTCTACTCGATTAATTCAGAGGTATGCGATAATTGCGGTATATGTCTAGACTCCTGCCCTGTGGGAGCTATTATTGAAGAATAA
- the frr gene encoding ribosome recycling factor has product MINEIIKDAEERMKKSVEVTKSEFASMKAGRATPALLDKIQVDYYGTPTPINQMANISVPEARLLVIQPWDKTSIPDIEKAILKSDLGINPTNDGTVIRLAIPQLTEERRVELVKVIKKKAEEGRVAIRNVRREANDSMKSAQKEGIITEDELKRGQDQVQKVTDKFIKDIDNLLATKEKEIMQV; this is encoded by the coding sequence ATGATTAATGAAATAATCAAGGACGCAGAAGAACGCATGAAAAAAAGTGTAGAAGTTACTAAAAGTGAATTTGCTTCCATGAAAGCAGGTCGCGCTACCCCTGCCTTGCTGGACAAAATTCAAGTTGATTATTATGGCACTCCTACACCAATAAATCAAATGGCGAATATTTCTGTTCCTGAAGCCAGGCTATTGGTTATTCAACCCTGGGACAAAACTTCCATTCCTGATATTGAAAAAGCTATCTTGAAGTCTGATTTAGGTATTAACCCAACAAATGATGGCACGGTGATTAGGTTAGCCATTCCACAACTGACCGAAGAACGTCGCGTTGAATTGGTTAAGGTGATAAAAAAGAAAGCGGAAGAAGGCCGTGTTGCTATACGTAATGTGCGCCGTGAAGCCAATGACAGCATGAAAAGCGCTCAAAAAGAAGGCATTATCACTGAGGATGAATTAAAACGCGGTCAAGACCAGGTGCAAAAGGTTACCGATAAGTTCATTAAAGATATAGACAATTTGCTTGCAACCAAAGAAAAGGAAATTATGCAGGTATAA
- the tsf gene encoding translation elongation factor Ts, producing the protein MAEISAKMVKELRERTGAGMMDCKKALVEVNGDVDKAVDYLREKGLAAAAKKASRITAEGLVESYIHAGGRIGVLVEVNCETDFVAKTDDFKDLVRDIAMQIAASKPEYVSREEVPSEVIEKEKEVLRAQALNEGKPEKIVEKMVQGRIDKYYKEICLLEQPFIKDPDVTVQQLVTEKIAKIGENISVRRFVRYELGEGIEKRQEDFAAEVAAQMKKC; encoded by the coding sequence ATGGCCGAGATTTCTGCAAAAATGGTTAAAGAACTGCGTGAACGCACAGGCGCAGGTATGATGGATTGCAAAAAGGCCCTGGTTGAGGTAAACGGGGATGTTGATAAGGCGGTTGACTACCTGCGTGAAAAAGGTTTGGCTGCTGCAGCTAAAAAAGCCAGTAGAATTACCGCAGAAGGTCTTGTGGAGTCATATATACATGCCGGCGGCCGTATAGGTGTACTGGTTGAAGTTAACTGTGAAACAGACTTTGTGGCTAAAACCGATGATTTTAAAGACCTGGTAAGGGATATAGCCATGCAAATAGCTGCTTCAAAACCGGAATATGTCTCCCGGGAAGAGGTACCCTCTGAAGTAATAGAAAAAGAAAAAGAAGTATTAAGGGCTCAGGCCTTAAATGAAGGCAAGCCGGAAAAAATTGTAGAAAAAATGGTTCAGGGACGTATTGATAAGTATTATAAGGAAATTTGCCTACTTGAACAACCCTTTATTAAAGATCCCGATGTAACAGTGCAGCAGTTGGTTACCGAGAAAATTGCCAAAATTGGTGAGAATATTTCGGTACGTCGTTTTGTTAGGTATGAACTGGGCGAAGGTATTGAAAAAAGACAAGAAGATTTTGCCGCTGAAGTAGCTGCTCAAATGAAAAAGTGCTAA
- the pyrH gene encoding UMP kinase: MTPKYRRVVLKLSGESLAGSKGYGIDPEVVYSIARQIKEVVEMRVQLAVVVGGGNIWRGVAGSAKGMDRATADYMGMLATVMNSLALQDALEDIEVDTRVQSAIEMKAVAETYIRRRAMRHLEKGRVVIFAAGTGNPFFSTDTTAALRAAEIEAEAILMAKRVDGVYSDDPIKNKEAQKYDYLSYIEVLNKGLQVMDATATSLCMDNNIPIIVFNITQKGNIKRVLMGEKIGTYVGGDSK, encoded by the coding sequence ATGACTCCCAAGTACAGACGTGTTGTTTTAAAACTTTCCGGAGAATCGTTGGCAGGCAGCAAGGGGTATGGTATTGACCCTGAGGTAGTGTATTCCATTGCTCGACAAATTAAAGAAGTTGTTGAGATGAGGGTGCAGCTTGCTGTGGTTGTGGGTGGAGGTAATATTTGGCGCGGAGTGGCCGGCAGTGCTAAGGGTATGGATCGTGCCACTGCTGACTATATGGGCATGTTAGCCACTGTAATGAATTCTCTGGCTTTACAAGATGCCTTAGAAGACATTGAAGTGGATACACGGGTGCAATCTGCAATAGAGATGAAAGCTGTGGCTGAAACATATATAAGACGTAGGGCCATGCGCCACTTGGAAAAGGGTAGGGTGGTAATATTTGCAGCCGGTACCGGCAACCCATTCTTTTCTACCGATACCACCGCTGCACTGAGGGCGGCCGAAATTGAAGCTGAGGCCATTTTAATGGCAAAAAGAGTGGATGGGGTGTATTCTGACGACCCTATCAAAAATAAAGAAGCACAAAAATATGACTACCTATCATATATCGAGGTGCTTAATAAGGGGTTACAGGTGATGGATGCAACCGCCACCTCATTGTGTATGGACAACAATATTCCCATTATAGTTTTTAACATTACCCAAAAGGGAAACATTAAAAGAGTATTGATGGGCGAAAAAATAGGTACCTATGTAGGGGGGGATAGTAAATGA